A portion of the Apis mellifera strain DH4 linkage group LG6, Amel_HAv3.1, whole genome shotgun sequence genome contains these proteins:
- the LOC409809 gene encoding T-complex protein 1 subunit beta, whose amino-acid sequence MVSLNPVRILKNEAEEEKAEIARLSLFVGAIAIGDLVKSTLGPKGMDKVLVAHGRSAGQVQVTNDGATILKNVGVDNPAAKILVDMSRVQDDEVGDGTTSVTVLAAELLREAEKLIDQKIHPQTIIAGWRNATNVAREALKNATADNSADPERFREDLLNIARTTLSSKILSQHKEHFSKLAVDAVMRLKGSGNLSAIQVIKKRGGTLADSFLDDGFLLDKKPGVHQPQRVTDARILIANTPMDTDKIKVFGSRVRVDSMAKIAELEAAEKEKMKDKVDKIIKHGCNVFVNRQLIYNYPEQLFADANIMAIEHADFDGIERLALVTGGEIVSTFDNPDMVKLGKCDLIEQVMIGEDTLLRFSGVPLGEACTVIIRGATQQILDEAERSLHDALCVLSATVRESRIVYGGGCSEMIMACAVMRAAASTPGKESVAMESFARALQQLPTVIADNAGYDSAQLISELRAAHNSGANTMGLDMERGKVGCMKQLGVTESWAVKRQVLLSAAEAAEMILRVDDILRAAPRKRVKDRGRC is encoded by the exons Atg GTTTCCTTGAATCCTGTCAGAATCCTCAAAAATGAGgcagaggaagaaaaagcagAAATTGCTAGATTAAGTTTATTTGTAGGAGCAATAGCTATTGGTGATTTAGTAAAGTCTACACTTGGTCCTAAAGGTATGGACAAGGTATTAGTAGCTCATGGTCGATCTGCAGGACAAGTTCAAGTTACCAATGATGGAGCaacaattcttaaaaatgttGGTGTAGATAATCCTGCTGCTAAAATTTTAGTAGATATGTCTCGTGTACAAGATGATGAAGTTGGTGATGGTACTACTTCTGTGACTGTTCTTG cTGCTGAATTATTAAGAGAagcagaaaaattaattgatcaaaaaattcATCCACAAACTATAATTGCTGGTTGGAGAAATGCAACAAATGTAGCAAGAGAAGCTTTAAAAAATGCTACAGCTGATAATTCTGCAGATCCTGAACGTTTTCGTGAAGATCTGTTAAATATTGCTCGCACGACCTTGagttcaaaaattctttcccaACATAAAGAACACTTTAGTAAACTTGCAGTAGATGCTGTGATGCGTCTTAAAGGATCTGGCAATTTATCAGCTATTCAAGTAATTAAGAAACGTGGAGGAACTTTAGCTGATTCATTTCTTGATGATGGATTTTTGTTAGATAAAAAACCTGGAGTACATCAGCCACAAAGAGTAACTGATGCACGTATACTTATAGCAAATACTCCTATGGATACAGATAAAATCAAA GTATTTGGATCTAGAGTTAGAGTTGATTCAATGGCAAAAATCGCAGAATTAGAAGcagcagaaaaagaaaaaatgaaa GATAAAGTTGACAAGATCATAAAACATGGCTGCAATGTTTTTGTTAAtagacaattaatttataattatccagAACAATTATTTGCTGATGCTAATATTATGGCTATTGAACATGCTGATTTTGATGGTATTGAACGACTTGCTCTTGTTACTGGTGGAGAAATAGTCAGTACTTTTGATAATCCTGATATGGTGAAACTTGGCAAATGTGATCTTATTGAACAG gtgATGATAGGTGAAGATACTTTATTACGATTTTCAGGAGTTCCTTTAGGAGAAGCTTGTACAGTAATCATTAGAGGTGCAACCCAGCAAATTCTTGATGAAGCTGAGAGGTCTTTACACGATGCACTTTGTGTATTATCAGCTACCGTTCGCGAATCAAGAATTGTTTATGGAGGAGGATGTAGTGAGATGATAATGGCTTGTGCTGTTATGAGAGCTGCTGCTTCTACTCCTGGAAAAGAATCAGTTGCAATGGAATCTTTTGCTCGAGCATTGCAACAATTACCTACTGTTATTGCTGATAATGCTGGTTATGATTCAGCTCAATTAATTAGCGAATTACGAGCTGCACATAATTCTGGTGCAAATACCATGGGTTTGg ATATGGAACGAGGAAAAGTAGGCTGTATGAAACAATTAGGAGTAACTGAATCTTGGGCTGTGAAGAGACAAGTTTTACTTAGTGCAGCAGAAGCAGCAGAAATGATTTTACGTGTGGATGATATTTTACGAGCAGCGCCCAGAAAGCGTGTTAAGGATCGCGGACGTTGTTAA
- the LOC100576116 gene encoding protein inscuteable homolog: MSAFKRHQSKVFWNHMASQDLESLDPFASKNDFTKIKQNITHNFEIAKEEELSSSINDTSDTIDSENITAIRVCPKENNEQYSMTTIHEENIMIQTATIDTKIKNKEDENNIGLVNRSCSPLSQDLRSLDSGFSDSERSNCSELYENETPRRRRRRKRVKDRRHKIHSRNGVVWLEDESIPNPTYTSTPKNSRTLLQNTTNFNAHMEKGISRIQRTEDNQIDTSKIPSVSLEDECLGDFLYATEPPEDVATPRSANSSIAINFSETEPAYKSVLYSRNYRQSSSIRTWLSDLAMETDNECSNTLQSKALPRRKYREFLNEKGEIIDLKNLSSLATAAANKLLIRAEQFDQHYQYIFDKVSHLESDRLEQQFLRAIEDDAFSLLSELGVPSPRRIYQNSLKEILSQLQNMKNFVDSAVNTRLDFYIERVVRGLEEAPKDDTTLTRGALAALTALGLAGPRAGSSITRCLGIRALLTSVITTGKTSIDFVAASLRALASVCSSAMAINQFVKDGGPEILIDLLVTDNTSEKEKMEATALLVQITAPWVNGVGLPYLESFAKDLIPSLNCLVENTNCGQTLLLVAAAFNHLSKSKKYALVILEQETVKKLLKTVKKSAGKNVWLMEQVAALISELARIPEARIYLAKVRASIALVSFLRMRPPGLEDAYRRLEITAAAALTRLCVDPEIARQVVAVGGADCLPSYKVEDLLTEDENQIEAGLLKYTKSLRKACRKAAKQIDIAKASDSSTLN; encoded by the exons ATGAGTGCATTCAAGAGACATCAAAGTAAAGTGTTCTGGAATCACATGGCGTCTCAGGATCTAGAAAGTTTGGATCCTTTCGCCTCGAAAAACGATTTCActaaaatcaaacaaaatatcacacataattttgaaatagccAAAGAGGAAGAACTTTCATCCAGCATCAACGATACCAGCGATACGATCGATAGTGAAAATATAACGGCTATTCGCGTCTGTCCAAAGGAGAACAATGAACAATATTCTATGACAACGATTCATgaggaaaatataatgattcagac agctACAATAGatacaaagattaaaaataaagaagacgAGAATAATATCGGTTTGGTAAATAGATCATGTAGTCCTTTGAGTCAAGATCTTCGAAGCTTGGATTCTGGTTTTTCTGATTCCGAACGATCGAACTGTTCTGAACTCTATGAGAATGAAACACCAAGGCGTCGAAGAAGACGGAAACGAGTTAAAGATCGACGACATAAAATACATTCAAGAAATGGTGTTGTTTGGTTAGAAGATGAAAGTATTCCAAATCCAACATATACTTCCACGCCTAAGAACTCTCGAACTTTACTTCAAAATACAACGAACTTCAACGCACATATGGAAAAAGGAATATCAAGAATACAaag AACAGAAGATAATCAAATAGATACGTCAAAAATTCCTTCTGTTTCTTTGGAAGATGAATGTCTCGGtgattttttatatgcaaCTGAACCACCGGAAGATGTGGCTACACCAAGAAGCGCAAATTCATCGATAGCAATTAACTTTTCAGAAACGGAACCAGCTTATAAATCTGTGTTATATTCCAGAAATTATAGACAATCTTCATCAATAAGAACATGGTTGAGTGATCTTGCAATGGAAACAGACAACGAATGTAGCAATACTCTTCAGAGCAAAGCTTTGCCACGACGAAAGTATCGCGagtttttgaatgaaaaaggtgaaataattgatttgaagaatttatcaTCTTTAGCTACTGCAGCtgcaaataaattacttattagAGCTGAACAATTTGATCaacattatcaatatatttttga taaagtATCACATTTAGAAAGTGATAGATTAGAACAACAATTTCTACGTGCCATAGAAGATGACGCTTTTTCCCTGCTTTCGGAATTGGGTGTACCATCCCCGCGTAGAATTTATCAAAACAgcttaaaagaaatattatcacaattacaaaatatgaagaattttGTTGACAGTGCTGTAAATACTCgcttagatttttatatcgaa AGAGTAGTCAGAGGATTGGAAGAAGCACCGAAAGATGACACTACATTAACTAGAGGTGCTTTAGCAGCTTTAACTGCTTTAGGTTTAGCAGGACCTCGAGCAGGAAGCAGTATTACAAGATGTTTAGGTATTAGAGCACTTTTGACATCTGTAATCACTACTGGAAAAACATCAATAGATTTCGTCGCAGCATCTTTACGAGCATTAGCGAGTGTATGTAGTTCCGCCATGGCGATAAACCAATTTGTTAAAGATGGTGGTCCAGAAATATTGATAGATCTATTAGTCACAGATAATACaagtgagaaagaaaaaatggaagcAACAGCATTACTTGTGCAGATTACTGCACCTTGGGTTAATGGTGTAGGTTTACCTTATTTGGAATCTTTTGCAAAAGATTTAATACCATCCTTAAATTGTCTAGTCGAAAATACCAATTGTGGACAGACTTTGTTGTTAGTTGCAGCTGCATTCAATCACTTATCCAAATCCAAAAAATATGCTCTTGTGATATTAGAACAAGAAACAGTTAAAAAACTGTTAAAAACTGTGAAAAAGTCAGCTGGAAAAAATGTTTGGTTAATGGAACAAGTAGCAGCTCTTATCAGTGAGCTAGCGCGTATACCTGAAGCTCGAATATATTTAGCAAAAGTTCGTGCCTCTATTGCATTAGTTTCTTTTCTTAGAATGCGACCTCCTGGTTTAGAGGATGCATATAGACGATTAGAAATTACTGCCGCCGCAGCACTTACAAGACTCTGTGTGGATCCAGAGATTGCAAGACAAGTAGTTGCTGTTGGAGGTGCAGATTGTCTTCCATCATACAAAGTTGAAGATCTTTTAACTGAAGatgaaaatcaaattgaagctggattattaaaatatacaaaatcctTAAGAAAGGCATGTAGGAAAGCTGCAAAACAAATTGATATTGCAAAGGCCAGTGATTCTAGTACTttgaattaa
- the LOC100576151 gene encoding STAGA complex 65 subunit gamma isoform X2, with protein MKSTKNSGIGSLWGELPARETLKQEVITPDIIENVWRQVMEESNNSDCDFQIDRQSEYIQLPMGNLHVLNTINLHQQLRIMEEGMVLGNMTTIETQDLQEEKETQNSFHNLSIQKERNVFKEVSTIHYLTPETSRYILKHAVIILLAHIGFEKSSNIAIETLTDIAGHFLRRMTLLMKAAYEQKDHGFPDMLERVLLETGVGGICALHDYYQEYILKFEENMKKKVEIMMEKQRIVLDEAANKLQFEELDEFGNVYREVPTLQLLDPDMGFPPSLDAGFQMLYNLEQDELNNLEVEEEEVNVSDSPSTGQRSDISNDKKKS; from the exons ATGAAGTCTACTAAAAATAGTGGAATTGGTTCTTTATGGGGAGAATTACCTGCAAGAGAAACTCTAAAACAAGAAGTAATAACTCCAGATATCATAGAAAATGTTTGGAGACAAGTTATGGAAGAATCAAATAATTCTGATTGTGATTTCCAAATAGACAGGCAATCTGAATATATTCA attaccTATGGGAAATCTTCATGtattaaatactataaatcTTCATCAACAATTAAGAATTatg GAAGAAGGAATGGTATTGGGAAATATGACAACAATTGAAACACAAGATttacaagaagaaaaagaaacacaaaattcatttcataatttatcaatacaaaaagaaag aaatgtatTTAAAGAAGTTTCTACAATACATTATCTTACACCAGAAACATCTCGTTATATATTGAAGCATGcagttattattcttttagcACATATTGGATTTGAAAAGTCTTCAAATATAGCTATAGAAACACTTACAGATATTGCTGGtcattttttaagaagaatgaCGCTTTTAATGAAAGCAGCATATGAACAAAAAGATCATGGATTTcca GATATGTTAGAAAGAGTTTTATTGGAAACAGGAGTTGGCGGTATATGTGCTCTTCATGACTACtatcaagaatatatattaaaatttgaagaaaatatgaaaaaaaaagttgaaataatGATGGAAAAACAGAG gATTGTTTTAGATGAAGCAGctaataaattgcaatttgaAGAACTTGATGAATTTGGTAATGTTTATCGAGAAGTTCCAACTCTTCAATTGTTAGATCCTGATATGGGTTTTCCTCCTAGTCTTGATGCTGGTTttcaaatgttatataatcttGAACAAGATGa attaaataatttggaagtagaagaagaagaagtaaatGTAAGTGATTCTCCAAGTACTGGACAACGATCTGATatatcaaatgataaaaaaaagtcttaA
- the LOC100576151 gene encoding STAGA complex 65 subunit gamma isoform X1 encodes MKSTKNSGIGSLWGELPARETLKQEVITPDIIENVWRQVMEESNNSDCDFQIDRQSEYIQLPMGNLHVLNTINLHQQLRIMEEGMVLGNMTTIETQDLQEEKETQNSFHNLSIQKERNVFKEVSTIHYLTPETSRYILKHAVIILLAHIGFEKSSNIAIETLTDIAGHFLRRMTLLMKAAYEQKDHGFPDMLERVLLETGVGGICALHDYYQEYILKFEENMKKKVEIMMEKQRQLELNAYSSKIVLDEAANKLQFEELDEFGNVYREVPTLQLLDPDMGFPPSLDAGFQMLYNLEQDELNNLEVEEEEVNVSDSPSTGQRSDISNDKKKS; translated from the exons ATGAAGTCTACTAAAAATAGTGGAATTGGTTCTTTATGGGGAGAATTACCTGCAAGAGAAACTCTAAAACAAGAAGTAATAACTCCAGATATCATAGAAAATGTTTGGAGACAAGTTATGGAAGAATCAAATAATTCTGATTGTGATTTCCAAATAGACAGGCAATCTGAATATATTCA attaccTATGGGAAATCTTCATGtattaaatactataaatcTTCATCAACAATTAAGAATTatg GAAGAAGGAATGGTATTGGGAAATATGACAACAATTGAAACACAAGATttacaagaagaaaaagaaacacaaaattcatttcataatttatcaatacaaaaagaaag aaatgtatTTAAAGAAGTTTCTACAATACATTATCTTACACCAGAAACATCTCGTTATATATTGAAGCATGcagttattattcttttagcACATATTGGATTTGAAAAGTCTTCAAATATAGCTATAGAAACACTTACAGATATTGCTGGtcattttttaagaagaatgaCGCTTTTAATGAAAGCAGCATATGAACAAAAAGATCATGGATTTcca GATATGTTAGAAAGAGTTTTATTGGAAACAGGAGTTGGCGGTATATGTGCTCTTCATGACTACtatcaagaatatatattaaaatttgaagaaaatatgaaaaaaaaagttgaaataatGATGGAAAAACAGAGGCAACTTGAACTTAATGCTTATAGTTCTAA gATTGTTTTAGATGAAGCAGctaataaattgcaatttgaAGAACTTGATGAATTTGGTAATGTTTATCGAGAAGTTCCAACTCTTCAATTGTTAGATCCTGATATGGGTTTTCCTCCTAGTCTTGATGCTGGTTttcaaatgttatataatcttGAACAAGATGa attaaataatttggaagtagaagaagaagaagtaaatGTAAGTGATTCTCCAAGTACTGGACAACGATCTGATatatcaaatgataaaaaaaagtcttaA
- the LOC100576151 gene encoding STAGA complex 65 subunit gamma isoform X3, translating into MGNLHVLNTINLHQQLRIMEEGMVLGNMTTIETQDLQEEKETQNSFHNLSIQKERNVFKEVSTIHYLTPETSRYILKHAVIILLAHIGFEKSSNIAIETLTDIAGHFLRRMTLLMKAAYEQKDHGFPDMLERVLLETGVGGICALHDYYQEYILKFEENMKKKVEIMMEKQRQLELNAYSSKIVLDEAANKLQFEELDEFGNVYREVPTLQLLDPDMGFPPSLDAGFQMLYNLEQDELNNLEVEEEEVNVSDSPSTGQRSDISNDKKKS; encoded by the exons ATGGGAAATCTTCATGtattaaatactataaatcTTCATCAACAATTAAGAATTatg GAAGAAGGAATGGTATTGGGAAATATGACAACAATTGAAACACAAGATttacaagaagaaaaagaaacacaaaattcatttcataatttatcaatacaaaaagaaag aaatgtatTTAAAGAAGTTTCTACAATACATTATCTTACACCAGAAACATCTCGTTATATATTGAAGCATGcagttattattcttttagcACATATTGGATTTGAAAAGTCTTCAAATATAGCTATAGAAACACTTACAGATATTGCTGGtcattttttaagaagaatgaCGCTTTTAATGAAAGCAGCATATGAACAAAAAGATCATGGATTTcca GATATGTTAGAAAGAGTTTTATTGGAAACAGGAGTTGGCGGTATATGTGCTCTTCATGACTACtatcaagaatatatattaaaatttgaagaaaatatgaaaaaaaaagttgaaataatGATGGAAAAACAGAGGCAACTTGAACTTAATGCTTATAGTTCTAA gATTGTTTTAGATGAAGCAGctaataaattgcaatttgaAGAACTTGATGAATTTGGTAATGTTTATCGAGAAGTTCCAACTCTTCAATTGTTAGATCCTGATATGGGTTTTCCTCCTAGTCTTGATGCTGGTTttcaaatgttatataatcttGAACAAGATGa attaaataatttggaagtagaagaagaagaagtaaatGTAAGTGATTCTCCAAGTACTGGACAACGATCTGATatatcaaatgataaaaaaaagtcttaA